One window from the genome of Amphiprion ocellaris isolate individual 3 ecotype Okinawa chromosome 23, ASM2253959v1, whole genome shotgun sequence encodes:
- the LOC129348179 gene encoding ladderlectin-like, with protein MVDSRRVLVFSVPPPIQSYCLGFGANLASVHSLEQYNWLRSMIKGVTQGNPETWIGGSDCQQVYFIYCYKTSFWSDGTPFKYSFWGPGQPDNSGGGQDCLQMNWGDVRTTPPSVGPLVFCGAGLTVGLLGVAAGIFFFIKGHKRS; from the exons ATGGTAGACTCCAGGAGGGTTTTG GTTTTTTCTGTTCCTCCCCCCATCCAGAGCTACTGTCTTGGTTTTGGTGCAAACCTTGCATCCGTCCATTCACTTGAGCAGTATAATTGGCTGAGAAGCATGATTAAAGGTGTAACTCAGGGGAATCCAGAAACATGGATTGGAGGCTCTGACTGCCAACAggtatattttatttactgttacaAAACATCA TTTTGGAGTGATGGTACTCCTTTCAAATACAGTTTCTGGGGCCCTGGACAGCCTGACAATAGTGGTGGTGGCCAGGACTGTCTTCAAATGAACTGGGGAG ATGTGAGGACGACTCCGCCCAGTGTTGGACCTCTAGTGTTCTGTGGAGCTGGTCTCACAGTCGGTCTGCTCGGTGTGGCAGCTGGAATCTTCTTCTTTATCAAAGGACACAAGCGCAGCTGA
- the LOC111575608 gene encoding ladderlectin-like isoform X1, protein MRMLTVPTLVYAMLALTPAAAVSHLVKRSASCSGRWSEVSGRCFQYIPRSLSWARAERNCESLGGNLASVHNIMEYQEIQRLIMTASYGYKETWIGGSDAQEENQWLWSDGTPFIYVNWCPGEPNNHMGEQHCLRINHAAQKCWDDFQCHTPKPSVCAKKI, encoded by the exons ATGAGAATGCTGACTGTGCCTACACTTGTTTATGCCATGTTGGCTCTGACTCCAGCTGCCG CAGTGAGTCACCTGGTCAAGAGGTCGGCATCTTGTTCTGGTCGCTGGTCTGAGGTCAGTGGTCGCTGTTTCCAGTACATTCCAAGGTCCTTGAGTTGGGCTCGAGCCGAG AGAAACTGTGAGTCTCTGGGTGGAAACCTGGCATCTGTGCACAACATCATGGAGTACCAGGAGATTCAGAGACTGATAATGACTGCCAGCTACGGTTACAAGGAAACCTGGATTGGAGGCTCCGATGCTCAGGAG GAGAACCAGTGGTTGTGGAGTGATGGCACACCCTTCATATATGTCAACTGGTGTCCCGGAGAGCCGAATAACCACATGGGCGAGCAGCACTGCTTAAGAATAAACCACGCAG CTCAAAAGTGCTGGGATGACTTTCAGTGCCACACTCCGAAACCATCCGTCTGCGCCAAGAAAATCTGA
- the LOC111575624 gene encoding butyrophilin subfamily 1 member A1-like isoform X1 → MYYRLFLLGTLLFCTGESFAQGQPEAVLAFAGGDAVLPCSFEIAASNDFPTVEWSKEGLKPNVIFLYRDGCETHEMKNPSFEYRTSLIARELKNGNVSLRISDVQLSDAGKYQCMRLWKDSPWEVTTVELVVVAVSEPKLSVVSAESGGVTLQCEAACWLPQPEIKFLDHEGNEIPAEEPKRERHESGCDTARQRVTVQSATNRVTCRVHQPEFNHTKHIEIFIPAECTRSHTQTIVIAVGGTFLFFLVTCGLAVLLWRRCGKPAKRNQPMNRQESDQSTFSTVAEHHPLQVQRSTTDDPGNGTVQKLKSKVADLEWELRMKDETIRQLQSSLESQQRCAFCQLEPVVNQRSESSNSPAASPSSNPTQFTNFPQVIGPNLFIQRPISNPTPNHPPQRRHRIYSSPAAIHYSSSRASLSAAAEKKRLQVQRLRSVSDEQPGQNGVLLQRRHSSVLPMLYQPVNRYRHLANLPEVTESIY, encoded by the exons ATGTATTATCGTCTTTTCCTGCTTGGTACTCTGCTGTTTTGTACAG GTGAGTCCTTCGCACAGGGTCAACCAGAGGCAGTCCTCGCCTTTGCGGGTGGAGATGCAGTCCTGCCCTGCAGTTTTGAGATCGCCGCCAGCAACGACTTCCCGACGGTGGAGTGGTCCAAGGAGGGCCTGAAGCCCAACGTCATCTTCTTGTACCGCGATGGCTGCGAGACCCACGAGATGAAGAACCCGTCCTTCGAGTACAGGACGAGCCTCATCGCCAGAGAGCTAAAAAACGGAAATGTCTCATTGAGGATCTCTGACGTGCAGCTGTCGGATGCTGGGAAGTACCAGTGTATGCGGCTGTGGAAGGACTCGCCCTGGGAGGTGACGACGGTGGAGCTTGTTGTAG tTGCAGTTTCGGAGCCGAAGCTGTCGGTGGTTTCAGCAGAAAGTGGAGGAGTGACGCTGCAGTGTGAAGCCGCCTGCTGGCTGCCGCAGCCTGAGATCAAGTTTCTGGACCACGAAGGAAACGAAATCCCGGCCGAAGAGCCAAAAAGAGAGCGACACGAGAGCGGATGTGACACCGCGAGACAAAGAGTCACCGTGCAGAGCGCCACCAACAG GGTCACCTGCAGAGTTCACCAGCCAGAGTTCAACCACACCAAGCACATAGAGATCTTCATACCAG cCGAGTGCACGAGGTCTCACACTCAAACCATTGTCATCGCTGTTGGagggacatttttatttttcttagtcACATGTGGATTAGCTGTGTTGTTGTGGAGGAGATGTGGCAAACCTG CGAAGAGAAATCAGCCAATGAATAGGCAGGAATCAGATCAAAGTACTTTCAGTACTGTTGCTGAACACCACCCTCTGCAGGTTCAGAGAAGCACAACCGATGACCCAGGAAACGGCACAGTCCAAAAGCTGAAAAGTAAAGTGGCTGACCTCGAGTGGGAGCTTCGTATGAAGGACGAGACCATCCGCCAGCTACAGAGCAGCTTAGAATCTCAGCAGCGTTGTGCTTTCTGCCAGCTGGAACCGGTGGTCAACCAACGCTCCGAGTCCAGCAACTCTCCAGCAGCTTCACCCAGTTCTAACCCGACACAATTTACCAATTTCCCCCAAGTCATTGGTCCAAATCTTTTCATCCAGAGACCAATCAGCAACCCAACACCTAACCACCCACCACAAAGAAGGCACCGCATCTACAGCAGTCCAGCTGCTATTCATTATTCATCATCCAGGGCTTCTTTATCTGCCGCTGCAGAGAAAAAGCGGCTGCAAGTCCAACGGTTGAGAAGTGTGTCCGATGAGCAACCGGGTCAGAACGGTGTCCTGCTTCAGCGCAGACACTCCTCAGTGCTTCCAATGTTATATCAGCCTGTCAACCGCTACAGACACCTGGCGAATTTACCAGAAGTCACCGAATCCATTTACTGA
- the LOC111575625 gene encoding low affinity immunoglobulin gamma Fc region receptor II-like isoform X2, producing MIQPSSGGPSLVVTLGGSSATAKRRNSSLTVEELQCPRPASGHPGSVAGALGAKQEDFLCEDGSHIYIRGNKHQAAMTPSLREEVQTSDSRGVSCCWDRMQVTPLCLMLSCLRVTPDKTQFFRYDSVTLKCEDQSNSTGWKIKRRTLDGGIRLCSSGWGYTSTGSTCVIGNTYPSDSGLYWCESVTGQHSNIVNITITDRSVVLESPVLPVTEGAAMTLRCKGEANSSYRVFDFYKDGRNIRSGSTGEMTIDSVSRSDEGLYKCSASGGPESAVSWLAVEVPPSTSSAAPPAASSSISVFRIMCHLVVGTPYLLSTILLGLIYRDRKKATQTVKERRGSNDVIMEIVV from the exons ATGATCCAACCTTCATCTGGAGGACCATCGCTGGTGGTGACCTTAGGAGGATCTTCAGCTACCgcaaagagaagaaacagcagtttaacAGTGGAAGAGCTGCAGTGTCCAAGACCAGCATCAG GACATCCAggaagtgttgcaggagcactgggagcaaaGCAGGAAGACTTCCTTTGTGAAGATGGCAGTCACATTTACATCAG AGGAAATAAACACCAAGCTGCTATGACACCTAGCCTCAGAGAGGAAGTACAGACATCAGACAGTCGGGGTGTCAGTTGTTGTTGGGACAGGATGCAGGTAACACCGCTGTGCCTGATGCTCT CCTGTCTTCGGGTCACCCCCGACAAGACTCAGTTCTTCAGGTACGACTCCGTCACCCTGAAGTGTGAGGATCAGTCCAACTCCACTGGCTGGAAGATTAAGAGGAGAACGCTGGACGGTGGCATCAGACTCTGCTCCTCCGGATGGGGTTACACCTCCACAGGCTCGACCTGCGTCATCGGAAACACCTACCCATCGGACAGCGGGCTTTACTGGTGCGAGTCTGTCACAGGGCAGCACAGCAACATTGTCAACATCACCATCACTG ATCGCTCTGTGGTTCTAGAGAGTCCTGTCCTCCCAGTGACAGAGGGAGCTGCCATGACCCTGCGCTGCAAGGGTGAGGCTAACTCCTCCTATCGCGTGTTTGATTTCTACAAAGATGGCCGCAACATCAGGAGCGGCTCCACAGGAGAGATGACCATTGACAGTGTTTCCAGATCCGATGAAGGACTCTACAAGTGCAGCGCCTCTGGAGGTCCAGAGTCGGCAGTCAGCTGGCTGGCTGTTGAAG TTCCACCTTCCACTTCAtctgcagctccacctgcagcttccTCTTCGATTTCTGTCTTCAGAATTATGTGTCACCTTGTGGTGGGAACACCATACCTGCTGTCCACCATCTTACTCGGACTCAtatacagagacagaaagaaag
- the LOC111575624 gene encoding butyrophilin subfamily 3 member A1-like isoform X2, which translates to MKNPSFEYRTSLIARELKNGNVSLRISDVQLSDAGKYQCMRLWKDSPWEVTTVELVVVAVSEPKLSVVSAESGGVTLQCEAACWLPQPEIKFLDHEGNEIPAEEPKRERHESGCDTARQRVTVQSATNRVTCRVHQPEFNHTKHIEIFIPAECTRSHTQTIVIAVGGTFLFFLVTCGLAVLLWRRCGKPAKRNQPMNRQESDQSTFSTVAEHHPLQVQRSTTDDPGNGTVQKLKSKVADLEWELRMKDETIRQLQSSLESQQRCAFCQLEPVVNQRSESSNSPAASPSSNPTQFTNFPQVIGPNLFIQRPISNPTPNHPPQRRHRIYSSPAAIHYSSSRASLSAAAEKKRLQVQRLRSVSDEQPGQNGVLLQRRHSSVLPMLYQPVNRYRHLANLPEVTESIY; encoded by the exons ATGAAGAACCCGTCCTTCGAGTACAGGACGAGCCTCATCGCCAGAGAGCTAAAAAACGGAAATGTCTCATTGAGGATCTCTGACGTGCAGCTGTCGGATGCTGGGAAGTACCAGTGTATGCGGCTGTGGAAGGACTCGCCCTGGGAGGTGACGACGGTGGAGCTTGTTGTAG tTGCAGTTTCGGAGCCGAAGCTGTCGGTGGTTTCAGCAGAAAGTGGAGGAGTGACGCTGCAGTGTGAAGCCGCCTGCTGGCTGCCGCAGCCTGAGATCAAGTTTCTGGACCACGAAGGAAACGAAATCCCGGCCGAAGAGCCAAAAAGAGAGCGACACGAGAGCGGATGTGACACCGCGAGACAAAGAGTCACCGTGCAGAGCGCCACCAACAG GGTCACCTGCAGAGTTCACCAGCCAGAGTTCAACCACACCAAGCACATAGAGATCTTCATACCAG cCGAGTGCACGAGGTCTCACACTCAAACCATTGTCATCGCTGTTGGagggacatttttatttttcttagtcACATGTGGATTAGCTGTGTTGTTGTGGAGGAGATGTGGCAAACCTG CGAAGAGAAATCAGCCAATGAATAGGCAGGAATCAGATCAAAGTACTTTCAGTACTGTTGCTGAACACCACCCTCTGCAGGTTCAGAGAAGCACAACCGATGACCCAGGAAACGGCACAGTCCAAAAGCTGAAAAGTAAAGTGGCTGACCTCGAGTGGGAGCTTCGTATGAAGGACGAGACCATCCGCCAGCTACAGAGCAGCTTAGAATCTCAGCAGCGTTGTGCTTTCTGCCAGCTGGAACCGGTGGTCAACCAACGCTCCGAGTCCAGCAACTCTCCAGCAGCTTCACCCAGTTCTAACCCGACACAATTTACCAATTTCCCCCAAGTCATTGGTCCAAATCTTTTCATCCAGAGACCAATCAGCAACCCAACACCTAACCACCCACCACAAAGAAGGCACCGCATCTACAGCAGTCCAGCTGCTATTCATTATTCATCATCCAGGGCTTCTTTATCTGCCGCTGCAGAGAAAAAGCGGCTGCAAGTCCAACGGTTGAGAAGTGTGTCCGATGAGCAACCGGGTCAGAACGGTGTCCTGCTTCAGCGCAGACACTCCTCAGTGCTTCCAATGTTATATCAGCCTGTCAACCGCTACAGACACCTGGCGAATTTACCAGAAGTCACCGAATCCATTTACTGA
- the LOC111575620 gene encoding H-2 class II histocompatibility antigen, E-S beta chain-like: protein MASSSVSFLLLFITVHTADGFMHYYTARCVFNSTELKDMEYIYSFYYNKLELLRFSSSLGKFVGYTEFGVKNAEMWNKDPARLSRERAQKETYCHPNTEIWYQNVLSKSVPPYVVLHSTAPPPKHHPAMLVCSVYDFYPKQIKVSWFRDGKEVTSGVSSTGVMEDGDWYYQIHSRLEYTPRSGEKISCVVEHASLKEPLWIDWNPSMSKSDKEKIAIGASALILGLVFGLAGFIYYRSKTPDLFLLDSEKTKIAIKGSGLTLDQVLSLVKFIFSKKKAQGRFLGPS from the exons ATGGCTTCATCTTCTGTCAGCTTCTTGCTTCTCTTCATCACTGTCCACACAGCAG ATGGATTTATGCATTATTATACGGCACGCTGTGTGTTTAACTCCACTGAGCTGAAGGACATGGAGTACATCTACTCTTTCTATTACAACAAACTGGAGTTACTAAGGTTCAGCAGCAGTTTGGGGAAGTTTGTCGGATACACTGAGTTTGGAGTGAAGAATGCAGAAATGTGGAACAAAGATCCGGCAAGGCTGAGCAGGGAGAGAGCTCAGAAGGAGACATACTGTCACCCAAACACTGAGATATGGTACCAAAATGTTCTGTCTAAATCAG TTCCGCCCTACGTAGTCCTGCACTCCACAGCGCCTCCTCCTAAACACCATCCAGCCATGTTGGTCTGCAGCGTCTACGACTTCTACCCCAAACAGATCAAAGTGAGCTGGTTCAGAGACGGAAAGGAGGTCACCTCAGGAGTCTCCTCCACTGGTGTGATGGAGGACGGCGACTGGTACTATCAGATCCACTCTCGCCTGGAGTACACACCCAG GTCTGGAGAGAAGATCTCTTGTGTGGTGGAACATGCCAGCCTAAAAGAACCTCTGTGGATCGACTGGA aTCCGTCCATGTCTAAGTCAGATAAAGAAAAGATTGCCATTGGAGCCTCAGCACTGATTCTGGGTCTGGTCTTTGGTCTGGCTGGATTCATCTACTACAGGAGCAAGACCCCAG atCTGTTTTTGCTTGATTCAGAGAAAACCAAGATCGCCATTAAAGGGTCAGGACTGACTCTGGATCAGGTCTTATCTCTGGTGAAATTCATCTTCTCCAAGAAGAAGGCCCAAG GACGTTTTCTAGGTCCTTCCTGA
- the LOC111575608 gene encoding ladderlectin-like isoform X2, whose product MRMLTVPTLVYAMLALTPAAVSHLVKRSASCSGRWSEVSGRCFQYIPRSLSWARAERNCESLGGNLASVHNIMEYQEIQRLIMTASYGYKETWIGGSDAQEENQWLWSDGTPFIYVNWCPGEPNNHMGEQHCLRINHAAQKCWDDFQCHTPKPSVCAKKI is encoded by the exons ATGAGAATGCTGACTGTGCCTACACTTGTTTATGCCATGTTGGCTCTGACTCCAGCTGCCG TGAGTCACCTGGTCAAGAGGTCGGCATCTTGTTCTGGTCGCTGGTCTGAGGTCAGTGGTCGCTGTTTCCAGTACATTCCAAGGTCCTTGAGTTGGGCTCGAGCCGAG AGAAACTGTGAGTCTCTGGGTGGAAACCTGGCATCTGTGCACAACATCATGGAGTACCAGGAGATTCAGAGACTGATAATGACTGCCAGCTACGGTTACAAGGAAACCTGGATTGGAGGCTCCGATGCTCAGGAG GAGAACCAGTGGTTGTGGAGTGATGGCACACCCTTCATATATGTCAACTGGTGTCCCGGAGAGCCGAATAACCACATGGGCGAGCAGCACTGCTTAAGAATAAACCACGCAG CTCAAAAGTGCTGGGATGACTTTCAGTGCCACACTCCGAAACCATCCGTCTGCGCCAAGAAAATCTGA
- the LOC118471037 gene encoding butyrophilin subfamily 2 member A2-like, protein MWANSREYVLDKQPSYRGRTSLFTNKLQLGDISLKLFYVTFSDEGMYRCLVPQLGREAFVKLVVCIVSTPVILVMSERSSAVELQCKSAGWYPEPEVLWLNGEGNVLSAGPTETFRDPDDLYTVSSRVTVEKRHSNKFTCRVQQNNINQSRETQIRVADRHVNKNPLLCLISLPLMFPDI, encoded by the exons ATGTGGGCAAACAGCCGAGAATATGTGCTTGACAAACAGCCGTCCTACAGAGGAAGAACATCTCTGTTCACCAACAAACTGCAGCTCGGAGACATTTCACTGAAACTCTTCTACGTGACGTTTTCTGACGAGGGCATGTACAGATGTCTTGTCCCACAACTAGGTCGAGAAGCTTTTGTTAAACTTGTTGTTT GTATTGTCTCCACCCCAGTTATTTTGGTGATGTCTGAGAGAAGCAGTGCAGTGGAGTTACAGTGTAAATCTGCAGGCTGGTATCCAGAGCCTGAGGTGTTGTGGCTGAACGGTGAGGGAAACGTCCTCTCTGCTGGACCTACAGAGACATTCAGAGATCCTGATGACCTCTATACTGTCAGCAGCAGAGTGACTGTGGAGAAGAGACACAGCAACAAGTTCACCTGCAGAGTCCAGCAGAACAACATCAATcagagcagagagacacagatcAGAGTAGCAGATAGACATGTTAATAAAAACCCTCTATTGTGCCTCATTTCACTTCCTTTAATGTTTCCAGATATATAG
- the LOC111575625 gene encoding low affinity immunoglobulin gamma Fc region receptor II-like isoform X1, translating into MIQPSSGGPSLVVTLGGSSATAKRRNSSLTVEELQCPRPASGHPGSVAGALGAKQEDFLCEDGSHIYIRGNKHQAAMTPSLREEVQTSDSRGVSCCWDRMQVTPLCLMLSCLRVTPDKTQFFRYDSVTLKCEDQSNSTGWKIKRRTLDGGIRLCSSGWGYTSTGSTCVIGNTYPSDSGLYWCESVTGQHSNIVNITITDRSVVLESPVLPVTEGAAMTLRCKGEANSSYRVFDFYKDGRNIRSGSTGEMTIDSVSRSDEGLYKCSASGGPESAVSWLAVEASLLPSPSAAPSVPSAVPPSTSSAAPPAASSSISVFRIMCHLVVGTPYLLSTILLGLIYRDRKKATQTVKERRGSNDVIMEIVV; encoded by the exons ATGATCCAACCTTCATCTGGAGGACCATCGCTGGTGGTGACCTTAGGAGGATCTTCAGCTACCgcaaagagaagaaacagcagtttaacAGTGGAAGAGCTGCAGTGTCCAAGACCAGCATCAG GACATCCAggaagtgttgcaggagcactgggagcaaaGCAGGAAGACTTCCTTTGTGAAGATGGCAGTCACATTTACATCAG AGGAAATAAACACCAAGCTGCTATGACACCTAGCCTCAGAGAGGAAGTACAGACATCAGACAGTCGGGGTGTCAGTTGTTGTTGGGACAGGATGCAGGTAACACCGCTGTGCCTGATGCTCT CCTGTCTTCGGGTCACCCCCGACAAGACTCAGTTCTTCAGGTACGACTCCGTCACCCTGAAGTGTGAGGATCAGTCCAACTCCACTGGCTGGAAGATTAAGAGGAGAACGCTGGACGGTGGCATCAGACTCTGCTCCTCCGGATGGGGTTACACCTCCACAGGCTCGACCTGCGTCATCGGAAACACCTACCCATCGGACAGCGGGCTTTACTGGTGCGAGTCTGTCACAGGGCAGCACAGCAACATTGTCAACATCACCATCACTG ATCGCTCTGTGGTTCTAGAGAGTCCTGTCCTCCCAGTGACAGAGGGAGCTGCCATGACCCTGCGCTGCAAGGGTGAGGCTAACTCCTCCTATCGCGTGTTTGATTTCTACAAAGATGGCCGCAACATCAGGAGCGGCTCCACAGGAGAGATGACCATTGACAGTGTTTCCAGATCCGATGAAGGACTCTACAAGTGCAGCGCCTCTGGAGGTCCAGAGTCGGCAGTCAGCTGGCTGGCTGTTGAAG CTTCTCTTTTGCCATCACCTTCAGCTGCACCTTCTGTTCCATCTGCAGTTCCACCTTCCACTTCAtctgcagctccacctgcagcttccTCTTCGATTTCTGTCTTCAGAATTATGTGTCACCTTGTGGTGGGAACACCATACCTGCTGTCCACCATCTTACTCGGACTCAtatacagagacagaaagaaag